The Flavobacterium sp. 1 genome contains the following window.
CAAAGACGCTATTAAGGAGCTAAGAAAAGATTTTGATCTTTAATTTTAGTGTTTAATTTATTATAGGCAATAAGACATAAAAATCTAACAGTTGTGTAGTAAGCGCGGCAGTTAGATTTTTTTATTTAATATATATAGAACAGAAGTTTTTAAAATATGAAAGCAGCCATAGTTACAATAGGAGATGAGATTCTGATTGGTCAAATTACAGATACAAATTCTGGTTTTATAGCTAAATCATTAGATAGAATTGGGGTTGAGGTTTATGAGATGCTTTCTGTAAGTGATTCTCGTGAGCATATCTTAAATACATTTTCAAAACTTCAAAATAAAGTTGATATTGTTATTATTACTGGCGGATTGGGTCCGACTAAAGATGATATTACTAAGAAAACATTCTGTGATTATTTTAAAGATGAATTGGTTGTGGACACTGTTGTTTTAGCACATGTGACTCAGTTGATAGAAGGTTTTTATAAGCGGGCCATTACTCAAATCAACAAAGATCAGGCGCTGGTTCCCTCAAAATGTATGGTGCTTCACAATCAAGTGGGTACAGCACCTGGATTATGGATGAAAAAGGAAGATACTGTTTTTGTATCGCTTCCAGGAGTTCCTTTTGAGATGAAATATTTGGTAGAAAATGAAATCATTCCTAAAGTAATTAGGGATTATCACCGTCCTTACATTATTCACAAAACAATTCTTACTTATGGGCGGGGAGAAAGTGCGGTGGCTGAACAAATTGAAGATTGGGAGAATAATCTGCCCGAATTTATAAAATTAGCTTATCTGCCTGCGCCGGGAAGAGTGCGGTTACGGCTGTCGGCCAGAGGAACTGATAAAGAATTAATAGAAAAAGCTATTGAGGAAAATGTAGTTTCTTTGACTAAAATAATAGGAGATATTATTGTTGGTTTTGAGGATGATGAAACTCTTGAAGTAAGTCTGGGTAAAATTTTAACTAGGAAAAATAAAACAATTTCTACTGCTGAAAGCTGTACGGGCGGCAGTATCGCGCAGCTGTTAAGCTCAGTTCCGGGAGCTTCCAATTATTTCAAAGGAAGTGTTGTGGCATATTCAACGGAAGTAAAACAAAATGTATTAGGTATTTCTAAGCATCTGATAGAGGAACATAGTGTTGTGAGTGCT
Protein-coding sequences here:
- a CDS encoding competence/damage-inducible protein A gives rise to the protein MKAAIVTIGDEILIGQITDTNSGFIAKSLDRIGVEVYEMLSVSDSREHILNTFSKLQNKVDIVIITGGLGPTKDDITKKTFCDYFKDELVVDTVVLAHVTQLIEGFYKRAITQINKDQALVPSKCMVLHNQVGTAPGLWMKKEDTVFVSLPGVPFEMKYLVENEIIPKVIRDYHRPYIIHKTILTYGRGESAVAEQIEDWENNLPEFIKLAYLPAPGRVRLRLSARGTDKELIEKAIEENVVSLTKIIGDIIVGFEDDETLEVSLGKILTRKNKTISTAESCTGGSIAQLLSSVPGASNYFKGSVVAYSTEVKQNVLGISKHLIEEHSVVSAEVAKAMALSVKELLKTDYAIATTGNAGPSKGEADASVGTVFIALATPNGVIVEEFDFGQPREKVIDRASVKGLEILLKEISKKEL